A segment of the Cyanobacteria bacterium QS_8_64_29 genome:
TCGATTCCTTCGGGGATGCGCTCGCGCTCGACTTGCAGCACCATTTCGTCGCGGTAGGGACCGTAGGCGTTATCGGCCGGAACGTGCAGGTTTTGCTTGACCGACTTGCTGGCATCGGCAGAATCCATGCCTTCCACGGCCTGTTCGACCCCGGGGATGATCTCGCCCTGGCCGAGGGTGAACTCCAGCGGCTCGCCGCGCTCTTTGGAAGAGTCGAACTGCGTGCCGTCCTCAAGCTTGCCCGTATAGTGAACTTTGACCGTGCTGCCTTGCTGTGCCTCTGCCATGGTTGCCTCGTGCGTGGGGGCGACGCCCGCTGGGCGTTGCGCTGCGGACGTTGTGCTGGCAGCCTAACACGGCCGCCACTGCCCCTAGGAGCCGATCACGCATGAGCGTCTCCCAGCGCTGGCAACTGCCGCCGAGTGAGCTCCCGCCGGATGAATTTGTGGCGGCCGTGCGCGAGTGCGCGCCGCAGGCGGGCGCGCGCACGGCCCAGCTGCTGTGGCAGCGTGGCCTGCGCGATCGCCACCGCGT
Coding sequences within it:
- a CDS encoding peptidylprolyl isomerase, whose translation is MAEAQQGSTVKVHYTGKLEDGTQFDSSKERGEPLEFTLGQGEIIPGVEQAVEGMDSADASKSVKQNLHVPADNAYGPYRDEMVLQVERERIPEGIDLQVGEQLQIRQEGQDPMPVRITEVAEQTVTLDANHPLAGQDLYFDLELLEVS